The following proteins are encoded in a genomic region of Roseinatronobacter sp. S2:
- a CDS encoding TetR family transcriptional regulator: MNKVTGGSRRDMARLDVSRHAARLFLKNGFDATSGDDIAAAAGISKRTVWRYFRSKEACIEPVLMFGELSFAALLRKWPKTESIETYLPKAVVEFASDADVVRDGMLAVRILAILHREPALRSSWLMACHAAEVQLIGIVADRAGRSQDDFEVRLCAAATAAAIRLVDEEISMAAINDGLQFGLDETTSRIAAAIRTASILPICDPVS, encoded by the coding sequence ATGAACAAGGTGACCGGCGGCTCAAGACGAGACATGGCGCGTCTTGACGTGTCGCGCCATGCAGCGCGGTTGTTCCTGAAAAATGGCTTCGACGCGACCAGCGGGGATGATATCGCCGCTGCGGCAGGGATATCGAAGCGCACTGTCTGGCGCTACTTCCGCTCCAAAGAGGCCTGCATCGAACCCGTGCTGATGTTCGGCGAGCTGAGTTTCGCGGCCTTGCTGCGCAAATGGCCAAAAACTGAAAGTATTGAAACCTACCTGCCGAAAGCGGTGGTTGAATTCGCCTCCGACGCGGATGTTGTCCGCGATGGCATGCTCGCCGTCCGCATTCTGGCGATCCTGCACCGCGAACCCGCGTTGCGGTCATCCTGGCTGATGGCATGTCACGCGGCGGAGGTGCAACTTATCGGGATCGTCGCCGACCGGGCCGGACGGAGCCAGGATGATTTCGAAGTCCGGCTCTGCGCAGCCGCCACCGCAGCCGCCATACGGCTGGTGGACGAGGAGATCAGCATGGCCGCGATCAATGACGGCCTCCAGTTCGGCCTTGACGAAACGACCTCCCGGATCGCCGCCGCAATCCGGACCGCGAGCATCCTGCCTATCTGCGATCCTGTCTCCTGA
- a CDS encoding DUF4354 family protein, with translation MTNYAIPGIMAAVLLALPTIAMSNDQLAVLAVDRSTGSMTMGDVVAYTKTFDLSLTNTSDSAVDLAETCLFAQTTSGERFGLDTVDEVLISGSLNAGDIVTGSASFGSDNDMVLEVTSVHVSDNC, from the coding sequence ATGACAAATTACGCCATTCCCGGCATCATGGCGGCTGTGCTTCTGGCACTTCCGACGATCGCGATGTCCAACGACCAGTTAGCCGTTCTGGCTGTCGACCGCTCAACCGGATCGATGACTATGGGCGATGTTGTCGCTTACACCAAGACATTCGACCTTTCCCTCACCAACACGTCTGACAGCGCCGTTGATCTGGCAGAGACTTGCCTCTTTGCACAAACCACCTCTGGCGAACGTTTCGGTCTGGATACAGTCGATGAGGTGCTGATCTCCGGTAGCCTCAATGCAGGCGACATTGTGACCGGCTCTGCCTCGTTTGGATCGGACAATGACATGGTTCTTGAAGTGACATCGGTCCACGTATCAGACAACTGCTGA
- the bla gene encoding class A beta-lactamase, translated as MRTIAEIEQRLGARVGLYLRDSGSDWSISHRADERFLMTSTFKPMLCGAVLHLADDGMLDLNAPVEITAQDILSYAPVTETMVGGMMTIDDLCFASLDMSDNTATNLLIDHIGGPEAVTSFLRDIGDPISRLDRREPELNTFAPGDPRDTTTPAAMAATLETMLTDDVLTPQSRAQLTDWMRHGGVTGPLIRASTPADWLIADRSGSGNFNRNIIAMVTPPEQAPYFISVFLSDADADFEARNGAVIELSQAVMDVVTSR; from the coding sequence TTGAGAACAATCGCAGAGATCGAACAAAGGCTTGGTGCCCGCGTCGGATTGTATCTGCGCGACAGCGGTTCGGACTGGTCGATCAGCCACCGTGCTGATGAACGGTTTCTGATGACCAGCACGTTCAAGCCGATGCTCTGTGGTGCTGTTCTGCACCTGGCAGATGACGGCATGCTTGATCTGAACGCGCCTGTCGAGATCACGGCGCAGGACATCCTTTCCTATGCGCCGGTGACGGAAACCATGGTCGGCGGCATGATGACAATCGACGATCTGTGTTTCGCCTCTCTCGACATGAGCGATAACACAGCGACAAACCTGCTGATCGACCACATCGGAGGGCCAGAAGCCGTGACCAGCTTTCTGCGCGATATCGGTGACCCGATCAGTCGCCTGGACCGGCGCGAGCCGGAGCTGAACACATTCGCACCTGGCGATCCGCGCGACACGACGACACCTGCGGCGATGGCGGCAACGCTGGAAACGATGTTGACCGACGATGTGCTGACACCGCAGTCCCGCGCGCAGCTGACCGACTGGATGCGCCATGGCGGAGTTACCGGTCCCCTGATCCGGGCCAGCACACCGGCAGACTGGCTGATCGCCGACCGGTCCGGCAGCGGCAACTTCAACCGCAACATCATCGCCATGGTGACGCCACCGGAACAGGCACCCTACTTCATCTCGGTGTTCCTGTCGGATGCCGATGCAGATTTTGAAGCGCGGAATGGCGCGGTGATCGAGCTTTCGCAGGCTGTCATGGATGTCGTGACAAGCCGCTAA
- a CDS encoding LysR substrate-binding domain-containing protein yields the protein MTLSPARLTGLPGSAKSEILKVGVVTTFAVGWLLPHLAAFQRSHPAIDLRISTNNNRVVILRRSYRDDEWPRWFAGGEGACPPLTGPIFESSVAIANIAVDGGGVALLPVAMFTRHIDERRLVQPFAARVAAGSYYLT from the coding sequence TTGACACTATCGCCCGCGCGCTTGACCGGATTACCGGGCAGCGCCAAGTCAGAAATCCTGAAAGTCGGCGTTGTCACCACCTTTGCGGTCGGCTGGCTTTTGCCGCACCTTGCCGCGTTTCAACGCAGCCATCCGGCAATCGATCTTCGGATATCGACGAACAACAACCGCGTGGTAATTCTGCGGCGTAGCTATCGTGACGACGAATGGCCGCGCTGGTTTGCGGGGGGCGAGGGGGCCTGCCCACCATTGACGGGGCCGATCTTCGAGTCATCCGTCGCAATCGCTAATATCGCGGTGGATGGTGGCGGCGTGGCGCTGCTACCTGTGGCGATGTTTACCCGCCACATAGATGAGCGACGGCTGGTGCAACCCTTTGCCGCGCGCGTCGCGGCGGGAAGCTATTACCTGACCTAG
- a CDS encoding LysR family transcriptional regulator, which yields MNHRQIEAFHTVMISGSTVRAAELMNVTQPAISRLIAELEKSLKFQLFDRVRGRLVSTPEGKLFHREVTASFRGMDRIRAAAAAIRDYGEGTLKIGCLSAGGGTLVPAAIRDFRERNPKVRITFHITWSAAIRNGIIDGQYDIGLAADEIDRSGVDTQLFGNFSGTIAMNPDHPLCRHEEITPEMLAGQPLIGLASEDRARHRFDEVLAHAGIEPDYVIETPSSTTICALCLSGDAVGLVNPMATHTYRKTLQFRPFAPKVNFRSYIIYPADSQKSVLMRDFTACLLRQRDKL from the coding sequence ATGAATCACAGGCAGATAGAGGCCTTTCACACAGTGATGATATCGGGCTCTACGGTACGGGCCGCTGAACTGATGAATGTGACCCAGCCGGCCATTTCGCGCCTTATCGCGGAACTCGAAAAGAGTCTGAAATTCCAGCTTTTTGATCGCGTGCGTGGGCGGCTGGTCTCTACGCCAGAAGGCAAGTTGTTCCATCGGGAGGTCACCGCGAGTTTTCGTGGTATGGACAGAATACGCGCGGCAGCAGCGGCGATCAGAGATTATGGTGAAGGAACGCTAAAGATCGGTTGCTTGTCTGCGGGAGGAGGCACGCTTGTGCCTGCCGCGATCCGTGATTTCCGGGAACGCAACCCAAAGGTGCGGATTACGTTCCACATCACTTGGTCTGCCGCGATCCGCAACGGCATAATCGATGGCCAGTATGACATCGGTTTGGCCGCGGATGAGATTGACCGATCCGGCGTAGATACACAGCTGTTTGGAAATTTTTCAGGCACAATTGCGATGAATCCTGATCATCCGCTGTGCCGCCATGAAGAAATCACGCCAGAAATGCTTGCGGGGCAACCCCTCATCGGCCTAGCCTCAGAGGATAGGGCCCGCCACAGGTTTGATGAGGTCCTCGCCCATGCCGGTATTGAACCCGATTATGTCATCGAAACTCCAAGCTCGACGACAATCTGCGCGCTTTGCCTTAGCGGCGACGCAGTCGGCTTGGTGAATCCGATGGCAACTCATACCTATAGAAAGACGTTGCAGTTCAGACCTTTTGCCCCAAAGGTCAATTTCAGATCCTACATCATCTACCCTGCCGACTCACAGAAATCTGTCCTGATGCGTGATTTCACAGCCTGCCTTTTGAGGCAAAGGGACAAGCTGTAG
- a CDS encoding PLP-dependent aspartate aminotransferase family protein, translating into MRDATKAILHPAINEDGYAALTVPTHRASTIVFTNAQSYAKRGQRDLDNYSYGMHGTPTQRVLEAQLTALENGQRTVIVPSGQAAIAIVMLSVLQTGDHVLIAETAYPPAIGFCKNFLAPRGISYSTYAPGIGADIEAQITDQTRLIWMESPGSTTMEVEDVPAIVKVAKKHGILTGIDNTWATPLLFKPLDHGVDFSMQALTKYPSGHSDVLMGSVTVNDLGLRKNLRDQMRMLGMHTAPDAISLVLRGLETMALRVAHSGRIAGDIVTKIAARGDCEVLYPGLASSPGHDIWKRDFNGASGLFSVVLPTAWDARLDDALNALEVFSIGASWGGTHSLMAPMTVKEHRSATHPRNDCTILRISIGLEDPADIRADLDAFFNRISRT; encoded by the coding sequence ATGCGCGACGCAACCAAAGCAATCCTACATCCTGCAATCAACGAAGACGGCTATGCTGCGTTAACCGTGCCGACACATCGCGCGTCGACCATCGTATTCACCAATGCCCAGTCTTATGCCAAGCGTGGCCAGCGCGATTTGGATAATTATTCCTATGGAATGCACGGAACGCCAACACAGCGTGTTCTGGAGGCGCAGCTGACCGCGCTGGAAAATGGTCAGCGCACCGTCATTGTTCCGTCTGGCCAGGCTGCCATCGCCATTGTCATGCTGTCGGTGCTGCAAACCGGTGATCATGTCCTGATCGCTGAGACGGCCTATCCACCGGCAATCGGCTTTTGCAAAAACTTTCTTGCGCCACGTGGCATAAGCTATTCAACTTATGCACCCGGGATAGGGGCGGATATCGAAGCGCAGATCACTGACCAGACACGCCTGATCTGGATGGAATCCCCCGGCTCGACAACTATGGAAGTTGAAGACGTGCCAGCGATTGTCAAGGTTGCCAAGAAGCACGGCATCTTGACTGGCATAGACAATACCTGGGCCACACCTTTGCTGTTCAAGCCGCTGGATCACGGTGTCGATTTTTCGATGCAAGCTTTGACCAAATATCCGTCCGGTCATTCTGATGTCCTGATGGGTTCGGTGACCGTCAATGATCTTGGCTTGCGCAAAAACCTGCGCGACCAGATGCGTATGCTGGGGATGCATACCGCGCCTGACGCGATTTCGCTGGTCCTGCGCGGTCTGGAAACGATGGCCCTGCGCGTGGCCCACTCTGGTCGCATCGCTGGTGACATCGTCACAAAGATTGCTGCGCGGGGCGATTGCGAAGTGCTTTACCCCGGTTTGGCCAGCAGCCCCGGACATGACATCTGGAAACGCGACTTCAACGGCGCAAGCGGCCTGTTTTCCGTGGTCCTGCCCACCGCCTGGGATGCCCGGCTTGACGATGCACTTAATGCGTTGGAGGTCTTTTCGATCGGGGCGTCCTGGGGAGGGACGCATAGCCTGATGGCCCCGATGACCGTCAAAGAGCATCGCAGCGCGACCCATCCGCGCAACGATTGCACCATCCTGCGCATCAGCATCGGGCTGGAAGATCCAGCCGATATCCGTGCCGATCTGGACGCTTTCTTTAACAGAATTTCCAGAACTTGA
- a CDS encoding amino acid ABC transporter substrate-binding protein — translation MKYTIAIAASLSTIATAGAAQSMLQTVQERGRLICGASQGTPGFGAPDDNGYWRGLDIETCRAVAVAVLGDKDAVDFVPLSGQQRIPALQTGEIDVLPRTLTWTLQRDANGINFTTPNYYEYTGFMMPTSLGITEVSQMSGASVCVQTGSTTEVVVNDVSTKNDLDLQPIIFDNTAAARQAFFGGRCDALITDAGALASVRATMSDSPDDYIIFPATEYADALTPAVRGGDDQWMDIVTWSIQALIAGEAFGLTQDNVEDALNSDDPRIRRFLGTDQGNGTALGLSDDFAYRIIKEIGNYGEVFDRNIGAGSPLDLERGYNALFTDGGLMFPLAFQ, via the coding sequence ATGAAATATACAATAGCAATTGCCGCAAGCCTGAGCACCATTGCAACTGCCGGTGCTGCCCAGTCAATGCTTCAGACCGTCCAGGAGCGTGGGCGACTGATTTGCGGAGCCAGTCAGGGAACGCCCGGTTTTGGCGCGCCTGATGACAACGGATACTGGCGGGGTCTTGATATCGAGACATGTCGCGCAGTTGCCGTTGCTGTGCTGGGCGATAAAGATGCAGTGGATTTCGTCCCCCTGTCGGGTCAGCAGCGTATTCCCGCACTCCAGACGGGCGAGATAGATGTTCTGCCGCGCACCTTGACCTGGACGCTTCAGCGCGACGCTAACGGGATCAATTTTACCACGCCGAATTACTACGAATACACCGGGTTCATGATGCCGACATCACTGGGCATTACAGAGGTTTCACAGATGTCCGGTGCCTCGGTTTGTGTTCAGACCGGCTCAACCACCGAAGTTGTCGTCAATGACGTTTCGACCAAGAACGATCTCGATCTGCAACCGATCATTTTCGACAATACGGCCGCCGCGCGGCAGGCCTTTTTCGGCGGGCGGTGTGATGCCCTGATCACCGATGCAGGTGCTTTGGCATCGGTGCGCGCGACAATGTCTGACAGCCCTGATGACTACATCATCTTTCCGGCCACCGAATATGCCGATGCGCTGACCCCGGCGGTGCGCGGCGGGGATGATCAGTGGATGGATATTGTTACCTGGTCGATCCAGGCGCTGATCGCGGGTGAAGCCTTTGGTCTGACCCAGGACAATGTGGAGGATGCGCTGAATTCAGACGATCCGCGCATCCGCCGGTTCCTTGGGACGGATCAGGGCAACGGGACGGCACTGGGTCTGTCGGATGATTTTGCCTATCGCATCATCAAGGAAATCGGAAACTACGGCGAAGTCTTTGACCGCAATATCGGCGCGGGCAGTCCGCTTGATCTGGAACGGGGATATAATGCGCTGTTTACCGACGGCGGCCTGATGTTCCCGCTGGCGTTCCAATAG
- a CDS encoding amino acid ABC transporter permease — MFTSLWYSARLRGWAVQIALAGGLIAVLLWIAGNTAQNLTERGIRTGFDFLSRPARFPISESVIRYDPSDTFFWAYVVGVANTLWLSFLTILFATILGLAVGLARRSAHPLLSQIAMVFVTIMRNVPLIVQLLFWYGITTSIFPAPRDAFNPLPGVFLSLRGVYAPSLVAGPGAVGLIGVVLVAAMLIIWVSRKALRGGVRMRVAVPAGIICFGVVCVVFYGLFGSPIGLEMPELTGLNYRGGLHFTPEFAAIVFGITLYTSAFIGEIIRGGIEAVKQGQWEGGRALGLSERHIMFRIILPQALRVIIPPITSQYLSTVKNTTLAVAVGYPELGLVVNTVINQTGQALESILIMLGVYLSISLSVSVFMNWYNRRVALVER; from the coding sequence ATGTTCACGTCGCTTTGGTATTCCGCCCGCCTGCGTGGCTGGGCTGTTCAGATCGCCCTTGCGGGCGGTCTGATCGCCGTGCTGCTCTGGATTGCAGGCAATACGGCGCAGAATTTGACAGAACGCGGTATCCGGACGGGTTTCGATTTTCTGTCGCGCCCCGCACGCTTTCCGATTTCGGAATCGGTCATCCGGTATGATCCGTCAGATACGTTCTTCTGGGCCTATGTTGTCGGTGTGGCCAACACACTCTGGCTGTCGTTTCTGACGATCCTTTTTGCGACCATTCTGGGGCTCGCTGTCGGCCTTGCGCGGCGCTCAGCGCATCCTTTGTTGTCGCAGATCGCCATGGTCTTCGTGACAATCATGCGAAATGTCCCGCTGATCGTACAGCTATTGTTCTGGTATGGGATCACGACATCGATATTTCCGGCACCCAGGGATGCGTTCAACCCTTTACCGGGCGTTTTCCTGTCGCTGCGCGGTGTCTATGCGCCCTCGCTTGTTGCGGGGCCGGGCGCAGTGGGGCTGATCGGCGTCGTTCTGGTGGCAGCTATGCTGATCATCTGGGTCAGCCGCAAGGCCCTGCGTGGCGGTGTCAGAATGCGTGTCGCCGTGCCCGCGGGAATCATATGCTTTGGCGTCGTCTGTGTGGTGTTCTACGGCCTGTTTGGCAGCCCGATTGGTCTGGAAATGCCTGAGCTGACCGGGCTGAACTATCGCGGCGGGCTGCATTTCACGCCAGAATTCGCTGCAATCGTCTTCGGAATCACACTCTACACATCCGCCTTTATCGGCGAAATCATCCGTGGCGGGATCGAAGCGGTCAAACAAGGCCAATGGGAGGGGGGGCGCGCACTGGGATTAAGTGAGCGCCATATCATGTTCCGAATTATTCTTCCGCAGGCGCTGCGCGTAATCATTCCGCCGATCACTTCGCAGTATCTGTCGACTGTGAAGAATACGACACTGGCCGTCGCAGTCGGCTATCCCGAACTTGGTCTGGTCGTGAATACGGTGATCAATCAGACAGGTCAGGCACTCGAAAGCATCCTGATCATGCTGGGTGTTTATCTGAGCATCTCGCTTTCGGTTTCCGTATTCATGAACTGGTATAACAGGCGCGTCGCGCTGGTGGAGCGTTAA